One part of the Planctomycetota bacterium genome encodes these proteins:
- a CDS encoding CYTH domain-containing protein has translation MRELEAKLIVPDEGTFAALANAGRIGRLRVEPRGQRLQQDTYVDTRCLRLFRAGYACRLRHVEHRAFAALKGLGGAAGPLHEREEVELEIDNPSIGALLRMPEPPGSLVRRIAAGEPVVPLFIVVTWRRLAAVSDGPRECFEMALDRARFFGPRGELHLLEVELESLDGDRALLESAAADLRREHGLTASVLSKFERGLRWAGIAAP, from the coding sequence ATGCGCGAACTCGAAGCCAAGCTGATCGTGCCCGACGAGGGCACCTTTGCCGCGCTGGCGAACGCCGGGCGGATCGGCCGCCTGCGCGTGGAGCCGCGCGGCCAGCGCCTTCAGCAGGACACCTACGTGGACACCCGCTGCCTCCGGCTGTTCCGCGCGGGCTACGCCTGCCGCCTGCGCCACGTGGAGCACAGGGCCTTTGCGGCCCTCAAGGGCCTGGGCGGCGCGGCCGGCCCCCTCCACGAACGCGAGGAGGTGGAACTCGAGATTGACAACCCCTCGATCGGCGCCCTGCTGCGCATGCCCGAGCCGCCGGGCAGCCTGGTGCGCCGCATCGCGGCCGGCGAGCCCGTGGTGCCGCTGTTCATCGTGGTCACGTGGCGTCGGCTGGCGGCGGTCAGCGACGGGCCGCGGGAGTGCTTCGAGATGGCCCTCGACCGGGCGCGCTTCTTCGGCCCCCGCGGGGAGCTGCACCTGCTGGAGGTCGAGCTGGAGTCGCTCGACGGCGATCGGGCCTTGCTGGAGAGCGCGGCGGCCGACCTGCGGCGCGAGCACGGGCTCACGGCCTCGGTGCTCTCGAAGTTCGAGCGCGGGCTGCGCTGGGCGGGCATCGCCGCGCCGTGA
- the murJ gene encoding murein biosynthesis integral membrane protein MurJ, with product MARLIERTEQGEVAHDLVFGSTTIGRGRLNDIVIADAGERRVHAEILAVGGGRYIVRDPGSRSGVVVNGGRVEGRRVLAAGDELRVGGVGFTFEPDAPAEGAAAPQAKPQGRGFVRLTVGTMAARVFGFLRELVATAYFGLSSGIYDAYVAASTLPNLFRDVLGEQAAEGAFMPAHRTLVVRGRQAEAARLLRSVLWIVAVASVGVVAVCVAFADWLMLAVVPGFAVAHPELMALATRLSRWMMPFLLVIALASVYGSLLLADRRFWLYSLAPIGASAAMVLAVVLFAGPLGANCLVLGVLAGGVVQMLMCAAPYLGRRQGRAPGPPIALRQPALRKVGRAVGPIALAAILARLASLVDRVLASLFCVVGSLSALYEAFRVLQLPFGVFGLAVSRAAFPAMIERATAQDAEGFSRAVSRALRLNMFLMLPATVGLMVLATPVVRLLYERGRFTAADTQLTALALACYGLGLVTMGSRTVLSRAFYALLDTRTPLLVSAIDVAANIVMSLALVMTPLAHGGLALATSFASILHAWLLKVMLERTLARQGQRLVLAGLTAAVARMAAAGAVMGVVLWAAWAGLAAAGLDRGLAGRLLCVLGPGAAGMAAYVGTAAWLGCEEVRRLRFWGRH from the coding sequence ATGGCGCGGCTGATAGAGCGCACCGAACAGGGCGAGGTGGCGCACGACCTGGTGTTCGGCAGCACGACGATCGGCCGCGGACGGCTGAACGACATCGTGATCGCCGACGCCGGCGAGCGGCGGGTGCATGCGGAGATTCTCGCGGTGGGCGGCGGGCGGTACATCGTGCGCGACCCCGGGTCGCGCTCGGGCGTTGTGGTGAACGGCGGGCGCGTGGAGGGGCGCCGCGTGCTGGCGGCCGGCGACGAGCTGCGCGTGGGGGGCGTGGGGTTCACGTTCGAGCCCGATGCGCCGGCGGAGGGAGCGGCGGCGCCCCAGGCCAAGCCGCAGGGGCGCGGGTTCGTGCGTCTGACCGTCGGCACGATGGCGGCGCGGGTGTTCGGTTTCCTGCGCGAGCTGGTGGCGACGGCGTACTTCGGGCTGTCGTCGGGCATCTACGACGCCTATGTGGCAGCGAGCACGCTGCCGAACCTGTTCCGCGACGTGCTGGGCGAGCAGGCGGCCGAGGGGGCCTTCATGCCCGCGCATCGCACGCTCGTGGTGCGCGGGCGCCAGGCCGAGGCGGCGCGCCTGCTGCGGTCGGTGCTGTGGATCGTGGCGGTGGCGAGCGTGGGCGTGGTGGCCGTGTGCGTGGCGTTCGCGGACTGGCTGATGCTGGCCGTGGTGCCGGGCTTCGCGGTGGCGCACCCGGAGCTGATGGCGCTGGCCACGCGGCTCTCGCGCTGGATGATGCCGTTCCTGCTGGTCATCGCGCTGGCGTCGGTTTACGGCAGCCTGCTGCTGGCCGATCGCCGCTTCTGGCTTTATTCCCTGGCGCCCATCGGGGCGAGCGCGGCCATGGTGCTCGCCGTCGTGTTGTTCGCGGGCCCCCTGGGGGCGAACTGCCTGGTGCTGGGGGTGCTGGCGGGCGGCGTGGTGCAGATGCTGATGTGCGCGGCGCCCTACCTGGGACGCCGACAGGGCCGTGCGCCCGGCCCGCCCATCGCCTTGCGCCAGCCGGCCCTGCGCAAGGTCGGGCGCGCGGTGGGGCCGATCGCCCTGGCGGCCATTCTCGCGCGCCTGGCGAGCCTGGTGGACCGCGTGCTGGCGTCGCTGTTTTGCGTCGTGGGCAGCCTGTCGGCCCTCTACGAGGCGTTCCGCGTGCTCCAGCTTCCCTTCGGGGTGTTCGGGCTGGCGGTGAGCCGGGCGGCGTTTCCCGCGATGATCGAGCGCGCGACGGCGCAGGACGCCGAGGGGTTCTCCCGCGCTGTGTCGCGTGCGCTGCGGCTGAACATGTTCCTCATGCTGCCGGCCACGGTGGGGCTGATGGTGCTGGCGACGCCGGTCGTGCGCCTGCTCTACGAGCGGGGCCGGTTCACCGCGGCCGACACGCAACTCACGGCGCTGGCCCTGGCCTGCTACGGCCTGGGCCTGGTGACGATGGGCTCGCGCACCGTGCTCTCGCGCGCGTTCTATGCCCTGCTCGACACGCGCACGCCGCTCCTCGTGTCGGCCATTGACGTGGCGGCGAACATCGTGATGAGTCTGGCGCTGGTGATGACGCCTCTGGCGCACGGGGGCCTCGCCCTCGCAACGAGCTTCGCCTCGATCCTCCACGCCTGGCTGCTCAAGGTGATGCTCGAGCGGACGCTGGCGCGGCAGGGCCAGCGCCTGGTGCTCGCCGGCCTCACGGCCGCCGTCGCGCGCATGGCGGCAGCCGGCGCCGTGATGGGCGTCGTGCTCTGGGCGGCCTGGGCCGGCCTGGCCGCGGCCGGCCTCGACCGCGGTCTGGCGGGGCGCCTGCTGTGCGTGCTCGGCCCCGGGGCCGCGGGGATGGCGGCCTATGTGGGCACCGCCGCCTGGCTCGGCTGCGAGGAGGTGCGGCGGCTGCGGTTCTGGGGGCGCCATTGA